A portion of the Rhodanobacter sp. AS-Z3 genome contains these proteins:
- a CDS encoding helix-turn-helix transcriptional regulator has translation MNNHMRELRSEQGWSQADLAERLDVSRQTINAIETGKYDPSLPLAFKIARLFSQAIESIFLPGDDV, from the coding sequence ATGAATAACCATATGCGTGAATTGCGTAGTGAGCAGGGCTGGTCGCAGGCGGATCTGGCCGAGCGACTGGATGTTTCGCGGCAAACCATCAACGCGATCGAGACCGGAAAATACGATCCGAGTCTGCCGCTGGCGTTCAAGATTGCGCGACTGTTCAGTCAAGCCATCGAATCCATTTTCCTGCCTGGGGATGACGTGTGA
- a CDS encoding alpha/beta hydrolase — translation MFMPSLSVRPSFRRLLPLLLLAAGGLLAQPAVATEQAGTLSVQRHGNHGSAVILIPGLQGGPWVWQQTIDRLQKDHVVYAVTLAGFDGKPAPADGGNLFDRADESLLQLIKQDKIDKPVLVGHSLGGTLALRFAGEHPELISGVVAVDGLPIFPGMERASAEQRQAMAAQMQQQMGAATQPQFQAQSLAYMQKIGVIDPKLAAQYAPMNARSDIKASARYMAEDLVFDGRTGLKNANVPILEISPYNAPDFSTPPMVMSEVQKTAYYQSLLADAPNAKVVSVSPSRHFVMLDQPVKFQQALDSFLKSL, via the coding sequence ATGTTCATGCCAAGTTTGTCGGTCCGTCCAAGTTTTCGTCGGTTGCTTCCGCTGCTGCTGTTGGCCGCAGGCGGGCTACTGGCACAGCCTGCTGTGGCCACGGAGCAGGCGGGCACGCTCAGCGTGCAGCGCCACGGTAATCACGGTAGCGCGGTCATTCTCATTCCCGGGTTGCAAGGTGGTCCGTGGGTCTGGCAGCAAACGATCGATCGCCTGCAAAAAGACCACGTGGTGTATGCGGTGACGTTGGCCGGGTTCGATGGCAAGCCGGCACCCGCCGATGGCGGCAATTTGTTTGATCGCGCCGATGAGTCCCTGCTGCAGCTGATCAAGCAGGACAAGATCGACAAGCCGGTACTAGTCGGCCACAGCCTGGGTGGCACGCTGGCGCTGCGCTTTGCCGGCGAACATCCCGAGTTGATTTCTGGTGTGGTTGCGGTGGATGGCTTGCCGATCTTCCCGGGCATGGAGCGCGCCAGTGCGGAACAGCGCCAGGCCATGGCTGCGCAGATGCAGCAGCAGATGGGCGCGGCGACTCAGCCGCAGTTCCAGGCACAGTCGCTGGCCTACATGCAGAAGATCGGCGTGATTGATCCGAAGCTGGCCGCGCAATACGCGCCGATGAATGCGCGCAGCGACATCAAGGCCAGCGCCCGGTACATGGCAGAGGATCTGGTATTCGATGGTCGTACCGGCTTGAAGAACGCCAACGTGCCGATCCTCGAAATTTCGCCCTATAACGCGCCGGATTTCAGCACGCCGCCGATGGTCATGAGTGAAGTGCAGAAGACCGCTTACTACCAGTCGCTGTTGGCCGATGCGCCGAACGCGAAAGTGGTCTCGGTCTCGCCCTCACGGCACTTCGTGATGCTCGACCAGCCGGTGAAGTTCCAGCAGGCGCTGGACAGTTTTCTCAAGTCGCTCTGA
- a CDS encoding fimbrial protein, with the protein MNKSLLATALVAVIAATAFAPSAHAANSGTINFSGKVLADTCVVNVNGNTTSTVTLPTVMTGAFTGAGTVAGTTPFTIALTGCDNNATAANMAFTAGTNVDSTTGNLKNATSGGANVQIQLLNSSNAAINTSTNTNAPTISISGGAGSTALKAQYIATAAATSAGLVTSSVGFTLTYL; encoded by the coding sequence ATGAACAAGTCCCTGCTCGCGACCGCGCTGGTCGCCGTCATCGCCGCTACCGCGTTCGCGCCGAGCGCCCACGCTGCCAATAGCGGCACCATCAATTTCAGCGGCAAGGTGCTCGCCGATACGTGCGTCGTCAACGTCAACGGCAATACGACCAGCACGGTCACCCTGCCCACCGTCATGACGGGCGCGTTCACCGGCGCGGGTACCGTGGCTGGCACCACGCCGTTCACGATCGCGCTGACTGGCTGTGACAACAATGCCACGGCGGCGAACATGGCCTTCACCGCAGGCACCAACGTGGACAGCACCACCGGCAACCTGAAGAACGCCACCAGCGGCGGTGCGAATGTGCAGATCCAGTTGCTCAACAGCAGCAATGCCGCGATCAACACTTCGACCAACACGAATGCGCCGACCATCAGCATCAGCGGCGGCGCTGGTTCGACCGCGTTGAAGGCGCAGTACATCGCGACCGCAGCTGCCACCTCGGCGGGCCTGGTCACGTCGTCCGTCGGCTTCACGCTGACCTATCTGTAA
- a CDS encoding fimbria/pilus periplasmic chaperone: MKSLLCAMGAALIVLSTFVGSSHASVVIAGTRVVFPAANGEVTVRLNNQGNAPALVEAWIDSGNPDSTPDTSHVPFLVTPPLARMNPGNGQSLRIVYTGQSLPSDRESLFWLNVLEIPPKPVTKPGEEQNTLQFAVRSRLKLFFRPAGLASDAAHAAEQITWSVVADGAGYALEARNPTPYHITISQLSLNVDKVAYALGSGMVAPRSSLRMPIKNLGHAPAAGTPIAFTTIDDFGAVKVHEGNVAP; the protein is encoded by the coding sequence ATGAAAAGCCTGCTCTGCGCCATGGGCGCAGCCTTGATCGTGCTTTCCACCTTCGTTGGTAGCTCCCATGCCAGTGTCGTGATTGCCGGCACGCGAGTGGTCTTTCCTGCAGCGAACGGCGAGGTCACCGTACGCCTGAACAATCAGGGCAACGCACCGGCGCTGGTCGAGGCGTGGATCGACAGTGGCAATCCGGATTCCACCCCGGACACCTCGCACGTGCCCTTCCTGGTCACGCCACCACTGGCGCGCATGAATCCGGGCAATGGGCAGAGTCTGCGCATCGTCTACACCGGTCAGTCGCTGCCGAGCGATCGCGAGTCGCTGTTCTGGCTCAACGTATTGGAAATCCCGCCCAAGCCGGTGACCAAACCGGGCGAGGAACAAAACACCTTGCAGTTCGCCGTGCGCTCACGGCTGAAGCTATTCTTTCGTCCCGCCGGCCTGGCCAGCGATGCGGCGCATGCCGCCGAACAGATCACCTGGTCGGTGGTTGCCGATGGCGCAGGTTATGCGCTGGAAGCGCGCAACCCGACGCCGTACCACATCACCATCAGCCAACTGTCGCTCAATGTCGACAAGGTCGCCTACGCGCTGGGTAGCGGCATGGTCGCGCCGAGGTCGTCACTACGCATGCCGATCAAGAACCTCGGTCACGCGCCCGCAGCAGGCACGCCGATCGCATTCACCACGATCGATGATTTCGGTGCTGTCAAGGTCCATGAGGGCAACGTCGCGCCGTGA
- a CDS encoding fimbria/pilus outer membrane usher protein: MSSALAKSGRHSEGTPSFCRHLPAALLALALVSWGGHARAAEVADAGPVAATATPADAATDATFDRSMLSGAGQNTTDLSRFERGDFVLPGNYSVDIYLNNVSAGRSEIRLATPSADVSATPCTTRALLDTLGLHPTELSTQIIAELADAHACVDIGSVIPGAHITFDVGNLRLDVSVPQAYMGLQARGYVDPKYWDSGVNAGLLNYNFNSYRTSSAGISQTSSYLGVNAGLNLGRWHLRHNASLTWQSAVGNTRSTHHWQGISTYAQRDLPALHAQLTLGDSFTSGEMFDSFGLRGVQLATDDRMLPQSLRGYAPTVRGVADGNAKVTVRQNGMMIYQTTVAPGPFTIDDLYATGYGGDLDVSVSEANGRVHTFSVPYASVPQLLRPGVTRFSVAAGQLRNRAILTKPGVVQATMQRGFNNLLTGYAGVEASPGYGALLLGSALNTRHGAFAMDVSAARTQIPGLDTMSGQSLRLSYSKTMVQTGTSLTVAAYRYSTDGYLTLDEAVRARDYSRRGLPVFASGSTTPIVINGVPVSGLLTPAQQAALAGIDLNNLLVPAGVDRQRNNFSISLNQQLGERGGSLYVNGSARDYWNRSGADTQFQLGYNNSIGPVSYNLSASRERDLFGRSDNRYMANVTIPLGSSSHAPLFTAGLSRSSSGNTQQQATLGGTAGDDNRFSYGATATHDGGDNNSNSSVGSTASVNGGYHGAHIQLNAGFGVGDGYSQASLNVAGGIVAHPGGITFGQPLGDTVAIVEAPDANGARIGNAAGVRIGPSGYALVPYLTPYVLDTVTIDPSGLPLDVQLDNTSTQLAPRAGAVVMVKFKSESGRFLLFQAQLENGKTLPFGAEVTDEQNHTVGVVGQVGQIMVRVPHESGQLKVQWESIAGSVDRCVFDYRAPAKAASDPASRYAAQHVVCRKAEINEAAEEHKHGQ; the protein is encoded by the coding sequence GTGAGTTCGGCACTCGCCAAGTCGGGCCGGCACAGCGAGGGCACGCCCTCGTTTTGCCGACACTTGCCGGCGGCACTGCTGGCACTGGCATTGGTCAGTTGGGGTGGACATGCGCGCGCTGCCGAGGTGGCTGACGCCGGACCGGTAGCCGCCACCGCGACGCCAGCGGATGCTGCGACCGACGCAACTTTCGATCGCAGCATGCTTTCCGGCGCGGGACAGAACACCACGGATCTGTCGCGTTTCGAGCGCGGCGACTTTGTGCTGCCGGGCAACTACAGCGTCGACATCTACCTCAATAACGTTTCGGCAGGCCGCAGCGAGATCCGTCTTGCGACGCCATCGGCAGATGTCAGCGCCACACCGTGCACGACGCGCGCACTGCTCGACACGCTGGGGCTGCACCCCACCGAACTCTCCACGCAGATCATCGCTGAGCTGGCGGATGCCCATGCCTGCGTCGATATCGGCAGTGTCATTCCCGGCGCCCATATCACTTTCGACGTGGGCAATCTGCGCCTGGATGTCAGCGTGCCGCAGGCTTACATGGGGCTGCAGGCGCGCGGTTACGTCGATCCGAAATACTGGGATTCCGGCGTGAATGCCGGCCTGCTCAACTACAACTTCAACAGCTACCGCACCAGCAGCGCCGGCATTTCGCAAACCTCGTCGTACCTGGGCGTGAATGCCGGGCTCAACCTGGGACGCTGGCATCTGCGTCACAACGCGTCGTTGACCTGGCAGTCGGCCGTGGGCAATACGCGCTCCACCCACCACTGGCAAGGCATTTCCACTTACGCGCAGCGTGATTTGCCCGCCTTGCATGCGCAGCTGACCCTTGGCGATTCGTTCACCAGCGGCGAAATGTTCGACAGCTTCGGCCTGCGCGGCGTGCAACTGGCCACCGACGACCGCATGCTGCCGCAATCGTTGCGTGGCTATGCTCCCACCGTGCGCGGCGTTGCCGACGGCAATGCCAAAGTCACCGTGCGCCAGAACGGCATGATGATTTACCAGACCACGGTGGCGCCCGGGCCGTTCACCATCGACGATTTGTATGCGACGGGCTATGGCGGCGATCTGGATGTCAGCGTTTCCGAAGCCAACGGCCGGGTGCACACGTTCTCGGTGCCGTATGCCTCGGTGCCGCAATTGCTGCGTCCCGGTGTGACACGCTTCAGTGTGGCCGCCGGCCAGCTGCGCAATCGGGCAATCCTGACCAAGCCCGGCGTCGTGCAGGCCACGATGCAGCGCGGCTTCAACAACCTGCTCACCGGATATGCCGGTGTCGAAGCTTCGCCGGGTTACGGCGCGCTGCTGCTGGGCAGCGCACTGAATACCCGCCACGGCGCGTTTGCCATGGACGTGAGCGCCGCGCGAACGCAAATTCCAGGCCTCGACACGATGTCCGGCCAAAGCCTGCGACTGAGCTACAGCAAGACCATGGTGCAGACCGGCACCTCGCTCACCGTTGCCGCCTACCGCTATTCGACCGACGGCTATCTCACGCTCGACGAAGCGGTGCGAGCACGCGACTATTCGCGCCGCGGCCTGCCGGTGTTTGCCAGCGGCAGCACGACACCGATCGTGATTAACGGCGTGCCCGTCTCCGGCTTGCTGACTCCCGCGCAGCAGGCCGCCCTTGCCGGCATCGACCTGAACAATTTACTGGTGCCCGCCGGCGTCGATCGCCAGCGCAACAACTTCTCGATCAGCCTGAACCAGCAATTGGGTGAACGCGGCGGCTCCTTGTATGTCAACGGCTCGGCGCGTGACTACTGGAACCGCAGCGGTGCCGACACCCAATTCCAGCTCGGCTACAACAACTCGATCGGGCCGGTGAGCTACAACCTCTCGGCCAGCCGCGAACGCGACCTGTTCGGACGCAGCGACAACCGCTACATGGCCAACGTGACGATTCCGCTGGGCAGCAGTTCGCATGCGCCACTGTTCACGGCCGGACTCAGCCGCAGCAGCTCGGGCAACACCCAGCAGCAGGCTACCTTGGGTGGTACGGCTGGCGATGACAACCGTTTCAGCTACGGTGCCACCGCCACGCATGATGGCGGCGACAACAACAGCAACAGCTCCGTGGGCAGTACCGCCAGCGTCAACGGCGGTTATCACGGTGCACACATACAGCTCAATGCGGGTTTCGGTGTTGGCGACGGCTATTCGCAGGCATCACTCAATGTTGCCGGCGGCATCGTTGCCCACCCGGGTGGCATCACCTTTGGCCAGCCGCTGGGCGACACCGTGGCAATCGTCGAAGCACCTGACGCCAACGGCGCGCGCATTGGCAACGCGGCCGGCGTACGGATCGGACCCTCCGGCTATGCCCTGGTGCCCTATCTCACGCCATACGTGCTCGATACGGTGACCATCGACCCCAGCGGCCTGCCGCTGGACGTTCAGCTCGACAACACCAGCACACAGCTGGCGCCACGTGCCGGCGCCGTGGTGATGGTTAAATTCAAGAGTGAAAGCGGGCGCTTTCTGTTGTTCCAGGCGCAACTTGAGAATGGCAAGACGCTGCCGTTCGGCGCGGAAGTGACTGACGAGCAGAACCACACCGTCGGCGTCGTCGGACAAGTCGGCCAGATCATGGTGCGTGTACCCCATGAAAGTGGTCAGCTGAAGGTGCAATGGGAATCCATCGCAGGAAGCGTCGATCGTTGCGTATTCGATTACCGCGCACCCGCCAAGGCGGCGAGCGACCCTGCCAGCCGCTATGCAGCGCAGCACGTAGTTTGCCGCAAGGCCGAAATAAATGAAGCCGCCGAGGAACACAAGCATGGGCAGTAA
- a CDS encoding fimbrial protein — protein sequence MGSKRARPSGFASIIRQLGRVIGVLVGLAMLAVIPGLARAGCSFNGGNTQGTYLVSVPTTLVNDPSIPVGSVLYTSSATAVSQAVNFTCKNSGNGWGLLGSSGATLPSGVNLFPTGTTGVGYRVSQKGDYIYAYPYFSLDSGASWVENDAVTIELVKTGTITDGSALQGALSQFKAGTSSNYIIDAVINLANRLTFTAPACQVSTSNINVTLPTVTGQAFSGVGSVTGTTPFQIGLICSKGAIVRVTLDTATPVAGKPGVIAPSSGGSSGVGVQVLDSSGTTPVSFGVAKTIGATPNGALSVSYFARYYQTGATVGTGLLGATATFTLSYQ from the coding sequence ATGGGCAGTAAGCGCGCGCGGCCATCGGGTTTCGCATCCATCATCCGGCAGCTGGGTCGAGTTATCGGAGTGCTCGTGGGCCTCGCGATGCTGGCCGTGATTCCCGGGCTGGCACGGGCCGGCTGCAGCTTCAACGGGGGCAACACGCAAGGCACCTATCTGGTGTCCGTGCCCACCACCCTCGTCAACGATCCGAGCATTCCCGTCGGCAGCGTGCTTTACACCTCGAGCGCCACGGCGGTCAGCCAGGCGGTCAACTTTACCTGCAAGAACTCGGGCAATGGCTGGGGCCTGCTTGGCAGTTCCGGCGCCACGCTGCCGAGCGGGGTGAACCTTTTCCCCACCGGAACGACAGGCGTCGGTTACCGGGTATCGCAAAAGGGCGACTACATCTATGCCTACCCCTACTTCAGCCTGGATAGCGGTGCTAGCTGGGTGGAAAATGATGCGGTCACGATCGAACTGGTGAAAACCGGAACAATCACTGATGGCAGCGCGCTGCAAGGTGCGTTGTCGCAGTTCAAGGCGGGCACGTCGAGCAACTACATCATCGACGCGGTGATCAATCTCGCCAACCGGCTGACCTTCACGGCGCCGGCCTGTCAGGTCAGCACCAGCAACATCAACGTGACCTTGCCCACGGTCACCGGCCAGGCATTCAGCGGCGTGGGCTCGGTCACGGGCACGACGCCGTTCCAGATCGGGCTGATCTGCTCCAAGGGAGCCATCGTGCGGGTGACTCTGGATACCGCGACGCCGGTGGCCGGCAAGCCTGGCGTCATTGCGCCGTCAAGCGGAGGCAGCAGCGGCGTTGGCGTGCAGGTGCTGGATTCCTCCGGCACGACGCCAGTGAGTTTTGGCGTTGCCAAGACGATCGGCGCCACACCCAATGGGGCGCTGTCGGTGAGCTATTTCGCCCGCTATTACCAGACTGGAGCGACCGTGGGCACAGGCCTGCTGGGCGCCACCGCCACTTTTACGCTGTCGTACCAGTAA
- a CDS encoding FAD-binding oxidoreductase, producing the protein MADQFQLRLVDSHMLAPTVRHLVFERVDGLPLSFQPGQFLQVHFHYDDGTATKRSYSVGTVGDGASPVQQVEIAVSYVEGGAATKVLGELGHGGVIDASGPYGRFCLQEADTHPRYLLLATGTGVTPYRAMLPQIEKLLAKGGREVVLLYGARNETELLYGEEFEAFAQTHPGFLFHGCLSRDARAVPRSTDRSGHVQHVLAELGPQAERDIAYLCGNPNMVDAAFAALQEFGLPVKQIRREKYISSR; encoded by the coding sequence GCGCGTTGACGGCCTGCCGCTGAGCTTCCAGCCCGGTCAGTTCCTGCAGGTGCATTTCCACTACGACGACGGTACCGCGACCAAGCGCAGCTATTCGGTGGGTACCGTCGGTGACGGGGCTTCCCCGGTGCAGCAGGTCGAGATTGCGGTGAGCTATGTGGAAGGTGGCGCCGCGACGAAAGTTCTCGGCGAACTGGGCCATGGCGGCGTGATCGACGCCAGTGGTCCCTATGGCCGTTTCTGCCTGCAGGAGGCTGATACGCATCCGCGCTACCTGTTGCTGGCCACGGGCACCGGAGTGACCCCGTATCGAGCGATGTTGCCGCAGATCGAAAAGCTACTGGCCAAGGGTGGGCGCGAGGTCGTCCTGCTTTATGGCGCACGCAACGAAACCGAGTTGCTCTATGGCGAGGAATTCGAAGCCTTCGCACAAACGCACCCCGGCTTCCTGTTCCACGGCTGCCTCAGCCGCGATGCCCGCGCCGTGCCGCGTTCCACCGATCGCAGCGGCCATGTGCAACACGTGCTGGCCGAACTTGGCCCGCAGGCCGAGCGCGACATCGCCTATCTGTGCGGCAATCCGAACATGGTCGACGCCGCCTTTGCCGCGCTGCAGGAGTTTGGCTTGCCGGTGAAACAGATTCGGCGCGAGAAGTACATTTCGTCCCGCTGA